TCAACCGCGTTATCTTTGTGGGTAATTTCTTGCGCGTTGAATTTGACAAAAAATAAAACTAAAGCTCAAACTCGAATAAAAGTAAGGGAAACATTGTGAATTTAAAATTAATCGGAAGCTCACTTATTATTTCAGGTACTGCGCTAGGCGCTGGTATGCTGGCAATCCCAATGGTGTTGGCTCAATTTGGCCTACTTTGGGGCACGGCTTTAATGTTGTTTATCTGTCTTGGAACAACATATGCTGCTTTATTACTTCTAGAAGCGAGTATTAATGTTGGTGGTGGTTTAGGTATGAACACTATCGCTCGTAAAAGTTTAGGTAAAAGTGGACAAATTATTACTAATGGTCTGCTTTATGCGCTTTTAATCTGCTTACTAATGGCTTACATCCTAGGTGCAGGTGATCTATTAAATAAACTACTGCGTGGTGTTGGTTTTGAGCTGTCACTCATCCAAAGCCAGATTGCATTTACATTGGTGGCAGGCATTATTGTTGCTTCGGGAACTGCGGTTATCGATAAACTTAACCGTGTGTTGTTTGGCATTATGTTGCTGATGCTTGTTTTAACTCTTGTATTTTTAATTCCTGACATATCGTTTGAGAATATGACACAGGTGACGAATTCAAGTACGACCGATTTAGTTAAAACCAGTGCAATTATTTTTACCAGTTTTGGTTTTATGGTAGTTATCCCATCATTAGTGTCTTACAACCATGAAGCAACACCAAAACAGCTAAGAAATATGGTTATTCTGGGTTCATTAATCCCGTTAGTTTGTTACCTAGTATGGCTTTACGCCGTGGTTGGTAATTTAACCGCTGAACAACTGATTCATTTTACAAACGTCTCTGAGTTAATCTCTGTATTTAGTGCAGAACATGCATTTATTAGTGTTGTGTTATCTGGTTTTACAGGTCTTGCTTTATTAACCTCGTTCTTAGGTGTAGCAATGGCACTTTTCACTCAAAACCAAGATATGTTTAAACAGAACAAAGTAGTGACTTATGTTATTAGTTTTATTCTGCCACTGACTGGCGCTATTTATGCGGCTGATCAGTTCTTATCTGTTTTAAGTTACGCAGGGATCATCTTAGTTTTCTTAGCGGTCTTTGTACCTCTTGCAATGGTGGTAAAACTAAGAAAATCAGAGAATGCTGAGAAAACATACATTGCTGAGGGTGGGGTAGCGATGCTTATTTTCTCTTTTGCTTTTGGTGGTTTTCTTCTGATTTCACAAGTGATCTAACGTTATAAGCTCTTATTTATGGTGTTGTACATACTATGAATAAGAGCACATCATATCGACAGTCTAATTACAGTGTTGATATAAATTTGTTTCAAAAAGAATGATATACAATGAATTTTAAATTATTTGGTAGTGCGTTAATTTTATCTGGTACAGCATTAGGTGCAGGGATGTTAGCTATCCCTATGGTATTGGCACAGTTTGGATTGTTTTATAGCACTCTACTAATGCTAGTTATTTGTGCAGGAACAACGTACGCAGCTTTGCTATTAACAGAAGCATGTTCAAAAACAGAATTAGCATTTGGGATTAATACTGTAGCAAATAAGACCATTGGTAAAGGTGGTCAGCTTGTTACTAATGCTCTGTTTTACCTTTTATTATTTTGCATGTTAATTGCTTATATTTTAGGGGCAGCAGATTTAATTAAACGTATATTTTCTATGATGAATGTAGAAATGAGCATTGAATTTGCTCAGGTTGCATTCACCTTGTTTGCGAGTGCTTTTGTTGTTTGTGGAACACAAATTATTGATAAGTTAAATCGACTGTTGTTTTTCTTCATGATTTCAATGTTGGTATTGACTTTAATCATTCTAATTCCAGGTATGACAGCGGAAAATCTATCACAAGTAACAAACCACGATAAAGGTATGCTATTTGATACCAGTACGATTTTGTTTACTAGCTTTGCCTCTATGCCAGTAATTCCTTCGTTAGTTGCTTATAATAAAGAAGCGACAAAACAACAATTGCGAAATATGGTTATTCTAGGGTCGATCATTCCATTGATCTGTTATTTAGTATGGCTATATGCGGTTGTTGGTAACTTAACGGCAAATGAAATTACGCATTTTTCTAATATCTCTGATTTGATTCAAACATTCAGTGCGAAAAATGAATACATTGAAATTATTCTGTCGATTTTCACATCGTTAGCATTATTGACTTCTTTCCTTGGTGTGGCGATGGCTTTATATAATCAAAATAAAGATATGATTTCGCATAATAAGATCGTGACATATGTATGTACGTTTGTCCTACCTCTGTTAGGCGCTGGTTTAGCTGCGGATCAGTTCTTATCTGTACTTGGTTATGCTGGTGTTATCTTGGTTTTCTTAGCTATTTTTATTCCATTAGCAATGGTTGTAACGTTAAGAAAAAAAGAGACAGAGGAAGTGCATCAAAACCTTCATATTTATACAGCTGAAGGTGGTAAATTAGCTCTTGGTTTAACTCTTTTATTTGGTTTATTGCTATTAATTAGTCAAATTTAATAGATATTATGATCTGACCTGATACAGTTAACGTAATAGTTAAAGAATATTTACTGTAGAAGGTCAGCATTATGAAATACTTAATTATTGCATTTTCTGCTTTATTTTTAGCGGCATGCGCAACTCCTCCTCCTACTTCAATGCTCGATAGTGACTGGTCAACCTTTGGTTACGAAAGAGCCATGAAAGGACAAATCGCACAATCTGAATCACGATTAGATAAATTACTAGACGATCAAAATTTAAAATCGAGCAATTATCAAGCCTACTTAGCCGGTTACAAAAAAGGTCAGAATGAGTATTGTTCGCAAAATGCGTATATACTTGGTGTAACTGGTGGTCCATATAACGGAATATGCGACCTCATTGATTGGACTTTCCGAGAAGACTACAACAGTGGTCGATTTTCAACTGCGAATGGGATGTGAAAATAATCATTCGAAGTAAGGAGACATTACATGAAAGCATTTATAACCGTATTACTTAGTTCTTTGTTGTTTGCTTGCTCTACAACGGCACCAATTAGCTCAACGCAAGATAGTGACTGGAACCAGTATGGTTTTGAGAGAGGTTCTAAAGGGTGGAACCTAGAGACACAGGAGCAATTAAATAGTGCTTCAGACGGACAGCAAATAAAAGTATCTAATTATCAGGCTTATACCGCGGGCTACGCTAATGGACAGATGAAGTATTGTCAGCAAGATGCTTATGAATTGGGCATGAAGGGTGAGGTTTATACTGGTGTATGTGACAGCATAAATAAAGATTTTAAGTATGATTACTTACGTGGCTATCATTCACACACTAAAGATATGTAAATGACTTATGGTTTTGATATTAATAATGGCGGGAATTATTCCCGCCATTTTTTGTAATTAATCTACTTTAATAATATTAAAGCGTCCCATTTTCTTTAATATAGGGATGAACTCTTTGTTTACTTCAAGCATTACTTTTTTCGCTTTAGTATAAGCACTTAATTTATCGTTGCCGTTACCATGAGAGAATAGACGACTTTTCGGTTTATATTCACCATCAACTAATTCTTTCCAACGAACAATATAGTAATCAGTGGTTCTTACTTCACCAGAGAGTAGGGTACGTTTTTTAGTGATAATGTCAGGCTCAAGAGTATGAGGAAGACGTTCAAACAAACTAGGCGTATTTAATACTGCGTTCCAGCAGTTACCCCATAGTTCTTTACCCACTTTGTTTCGTTGTTTCACTGCTTCTTTTAATGCTTTTTCGCGGCCCTCTTTTAAGCAGCCAACGGAGCGGTTATACATACCATCATCAGGTGTATGGATGTGTATTTTTACGCAATTGAATGAATGGGAAATAAAGCGATAATCACTTTTCATACCTTTCCATTCAGCTCTTAACTTTTGCGCTCTAGGAGATAGAGTGTGCTTTTTCTTATTCATATTCATTATGTTGTGTGTTGATGCATTAATGACAATATTACATTAATTGAGCTTATTGTTAATAGTACAGTAGTGAGAAAGCGTAAAGTTTTTGTAAAAAATAAAAATATTTAAAATAATTGTAGTTTAGATAGCTGAATTTTGTAGTATTTTTTTGTAAAGCATAAAAAAAGGGACGATAAATCGTCCCTTAGTAATAGTATGTCATGCTCAATTAGCAAATAACTTTAATTGCTAGGCCACCCTGAGAAGTTTCACGGTACTTAGCATTCATGTCTTTGCCTGTTTCAAGCATTGTCTCGATAACTTTATCAAGAGATACACGAGGTGCTGATGCACGACGTAAAGCCATACGAGTCGCGTTGATAGCTTTAACTGCAGCAATACCGTTACGCTCAATACAAGGAACTTGTACTTGGCCAGCAACAGGGTCACACGTTAAACCTAAGTTATGTTCCATTGCAATCTCTGCAGCCATACATACTTGCTCAGGGCTACCACCCATAAGCTCAGCAAGACCTGCAGCAGCCATAGAACAAGCAACACCAACTTCACCCTGGCAACCAACTTCAGCGCCTGAGATTGAAGCATTCTGCTTGTAAAGACCACCGATTGCGCCAGAAGCCGCAAAGTAACGGATGTAATCTTTCTCAGTTACTGTTTGGATAAACTTATCGTAGTACGCTAGAACAGCAGGGATGATGCCACATGCACCATTTGTTGGAGCGGTAACAACTCGGCCACCAGCAGCATTCTCTTCGTTTACAGCAAACGCGTACATGTTTACCCAATCAACGACTTCCATTGGATCTTTAGACGTCTTTTCAGAAGTCAATAGTTGTTGGCGTAATGCTGCTGCACGACGAGGAACACGTAGAGGTCCAGGAAGGATACCTTCTGTGCTCATGCCTTTTTCCATACAGTCACGCATGGTTTTCCAGATCTTAGCAAAGTAAGTGCGAACTTCATCTTCTGCAAGAATTGCGTGTTCGTTTTTCATTACTAGAGTACTGATAGATAAGCCGTGCTCTTTACATAAATCAACAAGCTCAGAAGCGTAGTTGAATGAATAAGGAACTTGGATTGATGATTCTACTTCTTTACCAAAGTTTTCTTCATCAACAATAAAACCACCACCGATAGAGTAGTAAGTTTTAGAATAAGCAACTTCACCATCAATCCACGCATGGATTTGCATACCATTTTCGTGAAGTGAAAGGTTAGAAGTATGGAAGTTCATTCCACCTTCTTTTGGAAATTCTACCGTGTGGCAGTGCATGCCAACAGGTAAGCGCTCTGTTTCTTCAACACGAGCGATGAAGCCCGGAATAGAGTCAATATCTACGTGTTCTGGCGTGTTACCTGCCAGACCCATAATGATAGCGATATCAGTATGGTGACCTTTCCCTGTCAGTGATAATGAACCGTAAACATCAACAGTGATTTTAGTGATATCACGCAGTTTGCCCATGCCACGTAAATCGTCGATAAACTCTTTACCTGCTTTCATTGGACCAACGGTGTGGGAGCTAGAAGGACCAACTCCGATTTTGTAGATATCAAAAACACTAATCATGTAATTACCTCGAATAAGCCCCCAAAAGAGGGGGCTTTATTATCATTATTATTAACTTCGTTTAACTAAGTTTGTATTAGTTTACAAATTAGTTATTAAAGAGCGCCGTAGATTACAGAAGTAATCGCCGCAACACCACATAATGCTGTAAAGATTTGCACAGGTGCTGAAGTTTTGTACTTAGCCATTGCTGGAACTTTACGCATTGCGAATACAGGCATTAGGAATAGGATAGCGGCAATCATTGGCGCGCCCATAGTTTCAATCATACCTAAGATACTTGGGTTGATGATAGAAACGATCCATGTAGTAACAACGATGAAGATTAGAGATGCTTTTTCTAGCTTAGCAACAGGTGCTTTTGAGCGAGATTTAGCTAGGCCAACAAGACCTTCATGAGCACCAAGGAAGTGACCGAAGTAGCTTGAAGTAATCGCAGCGAAAGCAACGATTGGACCTAAGTAAGAGATAAGTGGTGATTCGTGTACGTTAGCTAGGTAAGAAAGTACAGAGATGTTCTGTGCTTGCGCTTGTGCTAGTTGCTCTGGAGACAGAGAAAGAACTACAGAGAAAACGAAGAACATAACGAAGCTCATTAGCATCATTGCCGCGCCACCAGTGATCATGTCAGTTTTTGCAACTGCATCGTCACCGTATACACGACGTTGTTCTTTAGAGAACTGGCTGATAACTGGGCTGTGGTTGAAAGAGAAAACGATGATAGGAATCGCTAACCAAACAACAGAAGGCATTGAACCCCAATCTGGGTCAACAGACATCATAGATGTGTTCCAACCAGGGATTAGGTATACAGAAAGAGCCATTAGGATGAATACAAGAGGGTAAACCATTGCTGAAGTTGCTTTCAGCATTAGTTCTTTACCAAATACTACACCACATGTCATCAGAGTGATAAGAACACCTGATAGTAACCAACGAGGAATAGATTCCATACCCATTTGGTTAACCATGAAAGAATCTACTGTGTTTGTAATACCAACACCGTAGATAAGTACAATCGGATAAATCGCGAAAAAGTAGGCAAAAGTGATTAGGTTCGCGCCTGTTTTACCGAAATGCTCTTCTACAGTATCAGTAATATCTGCATCTGGGTTTTTAGCTGAAAGAACGAAACGAGCCAAACTCTTGTGAGCAAACCAAGTCATTGGTGCAGCGATTAGAGCAAGAATAACTAAAGGCCAAAAACCACCAGCACCCGCTTTGATTGGAAGGAAAAGAACACCAGCACCTACAGCAGTACCGAACAGAGAAAGACACCAAGTGAAATCTTTATAAGTCCACTTAACTTTTTTTGCACCGATAGATGCAGTATTTGTTGTTTGCATAATTAACATACTCTTAATTTTTTGGAACAGGAATTTTAGGAACGGCGCTATTGTCGTTATTTTGACGAGAAAAACTTTGACCCAGATCCAGAAATGAAAAAAGATGAACGAAGATCCAAAAATAATTGATAATGATCACAGTAGTTGTAACTGTAATATTAGAAAAACTTATCGTTAATGATAAATTTTCTAAGCCGTTATGTAATTCATTGCGTGAATTATTTCGGCAGTTACGCCCCAAATGAGTTTTTTATCAAAAGGAATGAAAATCAGATTATATGTGTGCTTTTTGTTAAAAACGTGATGATTGTAGGTGTTTTTAGGGTTAATAAGATGATTTATCGGTGCCTCAAATGTGCTACTAACCTCACCGTAATCGATTGCGGTGGTATAATTTTCATCAATTAATGCAACGATAGGGGTTACTTTATAACCGGATATTGTTGGTATTGTGTTAAGTTTTACTAATGGTTTAATGTGTGCAGGATTAATGCCAATTTCTTCATTCGTTTCACGAATAGCTGTATGAATAAGAGACAAATCATCGGGTTCAGCCTTACCGCCTGGGAAGCTAATTTGACTAGGGTGGTGA
The Aliivibrio fischeri ATCC 7744 = JCM 18803 = DSM 507 DNA segment above includes these coding regions:
- a CDS encoding CoA pyrophosphatase is translated as MDTHLLSHLLLHKPINYSSSLLSHPLLKNGDFKSAAVLVPIVKRETGYNLILTQRAPHLRHHPSQISFPGGKAEPDDLSLIHTAIRETNEEIGINPAHIKPLVKLNTIPTISGYKVTPIVALIDENYTTAIDYGEVSSTFEAPINHLINPKNTYNHHVFNKKHTYNLIFIPFDKKLIWGVTAEIIHAMNYITA
- a CDS encoding aromatic amino acid transport family protein encodes the protein MQTTNTASIGAKKVKWTYKDFTWCLSLFGTAVGAGVLFLPIKAGAGGFWPLVILALIAAPMTWFAHKSLARFVLSAKNPDADITDTVEEHFGKTGANLITFAYFFAIYPIVLIYGVGITNTVDSFMVNQMGMESIPRWLLSGVLITLMTCGVVFGKELMLKATSAMVYPLVFILMALSVYLIPGWNTSMMSVDPDWGSMPSVVWLAIPIIVFSFNHSPVISQFSKEQRRVYGDDAVAKTDMITGGAAMMLMSFVMFFVFSVVLSLSPEQLAQAQAQNISVLSYLANVHESPLISYLGPIVAFAAITSSYFGHFLGAHEGLVGLAKSRSKAPVAKLEKASLIFIVVTTWIVSIINPSILGMIETMGAPMIAAILFLMPVFAMRKVPAMAKYKTSAPVQIFTALCGVAAITSVIYGAL
- a CDS encoding amino acid permease, with the protein product MNFKLFGSALILSGTALGAGMLAIPMVLAQFGLFYSTLLMLVICAGTTYAALLLTEACSKTELAFGINTVANKTIGKGGQLVTNALFYLLLFCMLIAYILGAADLIKRIFSMMNVEMSIEFAQVAFTLFASAFVVCGTQIIDKLNRLLFFFMISMLVLTLIILIPGMTAENLSQVTNHDKGMLFDTSTILFTSFASMPVIPSLVAYNKEATKQQLRNMVILGSIIPLICYLVWLYAVVGNLTANEITHFSNISDLIQTFSAKNEYIEIILSIFTSLALLTSFLGVAMALYNQNKDMISHNKIVTYVCTFVLPLLGAGLAADQFLSVLGYAGVILVFLAIFIPLAMVVTLRKKETEEVHQNLHIYTAEGGKLALGLTLLFGLLLLISQI
- a CDS encoding DUF2799 domain-containing protein, whose product is MKAFITVLLSSLLFACSTTAPISSTQDSDWNQYGFERGSKGWNLETQEQLNSASDGQQIKVSNYQAYTAGYANGQMKYCQQDAYELGMKGEVYTGVCDSINKDFKYDYLRGYHSHTKDM
- a CDS encoding L-serine ammonia-lyase — translated: MISVFDIYKIGVGPSSSHTVGPMKAGKEFIDDLRGMGKLRDITKITVDVYGSLSLTGKGHHTDIAIIMGLAGNTPEHVDIDSIPGFIARVEETERLPVGMHCHTVEFPKEGGMNFHTSNLSLHENGMQIHAWIDGEVAYSKTYYSIGGGFIVDEENFGKEVESSIQVPYSFNYASELVDLCKEHGLSISTLVMKNEHAILAEDEVRTYFAKIWKTMRDCMEKGMSTEGILPGPLRVPRRAAALRQQLLTSEKTSKDPMEVVDWVNMYAFAVNEENAAGGRVVTAPTNGACGIIPAVLAYYDKFIQTVTEKDYIRYFAASGAIGGLYKQNASISGAEVGCQGEVGVACSMAAAGLAELMGGSPEQVCMAAEIAMEHNLGLTCDPVAGQVQVPCIERNGIAAVKAINATRMALRRASAPRVSLDKVIETMLETGKDMNAKYRETSQGGLAIKVIC
- a CDS encoding DUF2799 domain-containing protein; this encodes MKYLIIAFSALFLAACATPPPTSMLDSDWSTFGYERAMKGQIAQSESRLDKLLDDQNLKSSNYQAYLAGYKKGQNEYCSQNAYILGVTGGPYNGICDLIDWTFREDYNSGRFSTANGM
- a CDS encoding amino acid permease is translated as MNLKLIGSSLIISGTALGAGMLAIPMVLAQFGLLWGTALMLFICLGTTYAALLLLEASINVGGGLGMNTIARKSLGKSGQIITNGLLYALLICLLMAYILGAGDLLNKLLRGVGFELSLIQSQIAFTLVAGIIVASGTAVIDKLNRVLFGIMLLMLVLTLVFLIPDISFENMTQVTNSSTTDLVKTSAIIFTSFGFMVVIPSLVSYNHEATPKQLRNMVILGSLIPLVCYLVWLYAVVGNLTAEQLIHFTNVSELISVFSAEHAFISVVLSGFTGLALLTSFLGVAMALFTQNQDMFKQNKVVTYVISFILPLTGAIYAADQFLSVLSYAGIILVFLAVFVPLAMVVKLRKSENAEKTYIAEGGVAMLIFSFAFGGFLLISQVI